One genomic region from Bacillus sp. SLBN-46 encodes:
- a CDS encoding Crp/Fnr family transcriptional regulator, translating into MMESNMVSIYNLMVQFFQKKEPIQKIKSGSVLFQEKDSVEYVYLLLKGSIALGRVHLKGKEFILKVLNNQELIVEYQLFKANPHYQFYAKTLTDCEMLLVKKEHFEEFVLTDPEAMNALVYWLSTGYLKAQMKCQDLIMNGKKGGLYSILIRLCNSYGVKTDDGILIDLPLTHQELANLTFGTREVIQRSLKELREKDIISYDNQKITVKKISCLKQEVDCQNCSFEICGLN; encoded by the coding sequence ATGATGGAAAGCAATATGGTTTCTATATATAATTTAATGGTCCAGTTTTTCCAAAAAAAAGAACCGATTCAAAAGATTAAATCTGGTTCGGTCCTTTTTCAAGAAAAAGATTCAGTAGAGTATGTTTACTTATTACTTAAAGGAAGTATTGCACTTGGAAGAGTCCACTTAAAAGGAAAAGAGTTTATTTTAAAAGTCTTGAATAACCAAGAGTTAATTGTTGAGTATCAGTTGTTTAAAGCAAATCCCCATTATCAATTTTATGCGAAAACATTAACTGATTGTGAAATGTTGCTCGTCAAAAAGGAGCATTTTGAAGAATTTGTCTTGACAGACCCAGAAGCAATGAATGCTCTTGTTTACTGGTTAAGCACTGGTTATCTTAAAGCGCAAATGAAATGCCAGGACTTAATAATGAATGGAAAAAAAGGAGGCCTGTATTCCATTTTGATCCGATTGTGCAATTCATATGGTGTGAAGACAGATGATGGCATCTTGATTGACCTTCCGCTAACACATCAGGAACTAGCTAATTTAACCTTTGGGACACGAGAGGTAATTCAACGTTCTTTGAAGGAGCTTCGAGAAAAGGATATCATTTCATATGATAATCAAAAGATCACTGTTAAAAAGATAAGCTGCTTAAAGCAAGAAGTAGATTGCCAAAATTGTTCCTTCGAAATTTGCGGTTTAAATTAA
- a CDS encoding MFS transporter, whose translation MKKSKILGDVELTKDLTLLLVIGGLYSLSVALSNTFVNIYLWKQTGSYFDLALYNLSIVVLQLLTFILAGRWAKKIDRVIVLRIGVIFLAVFYLMVLITGTKASTFLLLLGSLLGIGYGFYWLAYNVLTFEITEPETRDFFNGFLGILSSAGGMIGPLAAGFIITRFEKFTGYTFVFGLSLALFALAVFISFSLKPRPAAGRYCFRRILEERKLNENWRLVTNAHFFQGLREGTFLFVISVFVYISTGSEMALGTFGLINSGISFVAYYLASRLIKKNNRKKAILIGGLILYAAVLIIVWDVNFVKLLIYAAMIALAYPLLLVPYMSTTYDVIGNGWKAAEMRIEYIVVREIFLNLGRIVSILAFIAAVTWFNEDQSIPILLLILGAGHSLIYLFIKRVQLPVA comes from the coding sequence GTGAAAAAATCAAAAATTTTAGGTGATGTAGAATTAACAAAAGATCTAACACTTTTGTTAGTTATTGGGGGGTTATATTCATTAAGTGTTGCTCTTTCCAATACATTTGTGAATATATACCTATGGAAACAAACAGGAAGTTATTTTGATCTAGCACTTTATAATCTTTCGATTGTCGTTCTACAACTGTTGACGTTTATCTTAGCAGGACGGTGGGCAAAGAAAATCGATAGGGTTATTGTACTTAGAATCGGTGTGATTTTCTTGGCTGTCTTTTATCTAATGGTATTAATTACTGGTACAAAGGCATCCACCTTTTTATTACTTTTGGGCAGTCTCCTGGGTATAGGGTATGGTTTTTATTGGCTAGCCTACAATGTTTTAACCTTTGAAATTACAGAACCAGAAACTAGAGATTTTTTTAACGGATTTTTAGGGATCCTTAGCTCAGCAGGTGGAATGATAGGTCCATTAGCTGCTGGATTCATCATCACTAGATTTGAAAAATTCACCGGATATACGTTTGTATTTGGATTGTCTTTAGCATTATTTGCACTTGCTGTATTTATCAGCTTTTCTTTAAAGCCAAGACCTGCTGCCGGGAGATATTGTTTTAGACGTATATTAGAGGAAAGAAAACTAAATGAAAATTGGCGTCTCGTTACCAATGCCCATTTTTTCCAGGGACTTAGAGAAGGGACGTTTTTATTTGTTATCTCCGTGTTTGTTTATATTTCAACTGGGAGTGAAATGGCTCTAGGTACATTTGGTTTGATTAACTCGGGCATTTCCTTTGTTGCTTATTACCTTGCATCCCGCTTAATCAAAAAGAACAATCGTAAAAAAGCCATTCTGATTGGTGGTCTAATACTATATGCGGCCGTCTTAATCATTGTATGGGATGTAAATTTCGTAAAACTGTTAATTTATGCTGCTATGATTGCTCTGGCCTATCCACTCTTGCTTGTCCCGTATATGTCAACTACCTATGATGTGATAGGAAACGGGTGGAAAGCTGCAGAAATGAGAATTGAGTATATCGTTGTAAGAGAAATCTTTCTAAACTTAGGACGAATCGTTTCTATCCTTGCCTTTATTGCCGCAGTCACATGGTTTAATGAGGATCAAAGTATTCCTATATTATTGTTAATATTAGGTGCAGGACATTCTTTGATTTATTTATTTATAAAAAGGGTTCAATTACCTGTAGCGTAA
- the pstA gene encoding phosphate ABC transporter permease PstA, giving the protein MNSKTADRIATGVFIAIAIIIVSILVGLFYYILVNGLKHISIDFLTTPSSNVRAGGGIRDQLFNSFYILFITMLIAVPLGVGGGIYMAEYAKPGKITDIIRSCIEVLASLPSIVIGMFGLLMFVNVTGWGYTILGGALALTVFNLPVIVRVSEDALRSVPRDLKEASLALGITHWHTIKTVLLPSAFPSILTGAILASGRVFGEAAALLFTAGLSTPRLDYANWNPFSAQSPLNIFRPAETLAVHIWSVNTQGLIPDVEEVSNGSAAVLVISVLIFNLLARWIGSLIHKKITATK; this is encoded by the coding sequence ATGAACAGCAAAACTGCGGATCGTATTGCAACGGGAGTCTTTATTGCAATTGCTATTATTATCGTTTCTATATTAGTCGGTCTATTTTATTATATTTTGGTTAATGGTCTTAAGCATATTTCAATAGATTTCTTAACAACCCCATCTAGCAACGTACGTGCGGGCGGAGGTATACGTGATCAACTTTTTAATTCTTTTTATATCTTGTTTATTACAATGTTAATTGCTGTTCCACTTGGAGTGGGCGGTGGTATTTATATGGCTGAATATGCAAAACCAGGGAAAATTACAGACATTATTCGTTCATGTATTGAAGTGTTGGCATCACTGCCATCTATCGTCATCGGGATGTTTGGTTTATTAATGTTTGTAAATGTTACAGGCTGGGGCTATACCATCCTGGGTGGTGCGTTGGCACTTACTGTTTTTAATTTACCTGTAATAGTAAGGGTTAGTGAGGATGCTCTTCGATCAGTTCCTCGCGATTTAAAAGAAGCGAGCCTTGCCCTAGGAATTACTCATTGGCATACGATTAAAACAGTTTTATTACCAAGTGCTTTCCCGTCTATTTTAACTGGAGCCATTCTTGCTTCGGGTCGTGTGTTTGGTGAAGCAGCGGCGTTGTTATTTACGGCAGGCCTTTCTACACCAAGATTAGATTATGCGAATTGGAATCCATTTTCAGCGCAATCGCCATTAAATATTTTCCGTCCTGCGGAAACACTGGCTGTTCACATTTGGTCAGTTAATACTCAAGGGTTAATTCCAGACGTTGAGGAAGTTTCAAATGGATCTGCTGCAGTTCTAGTTATATCCGTACTAATATTTAATTTATTAGCCCGGTGGATTGGTAGTTTGATTCATAAGAAAATCACAGCAACTAAATAA
- a CDS encoding phosphate ABC transporter substrate-binding protein, which translates to MKSLKKLSLFSILAAVMVMMAACGGGAGTDKKDGTADGGNKELSGSLVISGSSAMQPLVAAAAEEFMADNPNVDIQVNAGGSGTGLSQVAEGSVQIGNSDVFAEEKEGIPADQLVDHKVAVVGITAAVNPNVGIKDISKEDLVKVFTGKVTNWKEVGGKDQKIVLVNRPDSSGTRAVFNKFGLDGATPAEGITEDSSNTVKKIINETDGAVGYLAFSYFTDDKVTPLSIDGVEPTDESVQSGKFPIWAYEHSYTKGEPDGLAKAFLDYLMSDDIQNTLLKEQGYLPVTKMKVERDAEGKQKNL; encoded by the coding sequence ATGAAAAGCCTGAAAAAATTAAGCTTATTTTCGATTCTAGCAGCAGTTATGGTCATGATGGCTGCTTGTGGAGGCGGAGCTGGTACTGATAAAAAAGACGGAACAGCTGATGGTGGAAATAAAGAACTTTCTGGCTCATTAGTTATTTCCGGTTCATCTGCAATGCAGCCATTAGTTGCAGCTGCAGCAGAAGAATTTATGGCAGACAATCCTAATGTTGATATTCAAGTTAATGCTGGAGGTTCTGGTACAGGCTTATCACAAGTGGCTGAAGGATCTGTACAAATTGGAAACTCAGACGTTTTTGCTGAAGAAAAAGAAGGTATTCCTGCCGACCAGCTTGTTGATCATAAAGTAGCTGTAGTTGGAATCACTGCTGCCGTTAACCCTAATGTAGGTATTAAAGATATTTCAAAAGAAGATTTAGTTAAAGTTTTTACTGGAAAAGTGACGAACTGGAAAGAAGTTGGCGGTAAGGATCAAAAAATCGTATTAGTAAACCGTCCTGATTCATCTGGTACTCGTGCAGTATTCAATAAATTTGGTTTAGATGGTGCTACACCAGCAGAAGGAATTACAGAAGATTCATCAAACACAGTTAAGAAAATTATCAATGAAACAGATGGAGCAGTTGGTTATCTTGCATTCTCATATTTCACTGATGATAAAGTTACTCCACTTTCAATTGACGGAGTAGAACCTACTGATGAGAGCGTTCAATCAGGTAAGTTCCCAATCTGGGCATATGAACATTCATATACGAAAGGTGAGCCTGATGGCCTTGCAAAAGCGTTCCTTGACTATTTAATGTCAGATGATATTCAAAACACTCTGTTAAAAGAACAAGGATACCTTCCTGTTACAAAAATGAAGGTTGAACGTGATGCAGAAGGAAAGCAGAAAAACCTATAA
- a CDS encoding penicillin-binding protein 2: MNKKKKKKTHVPFRLNMLFFVVFVLFSVLILRLGELQIVFGDDFKREIERTEDITVNNPVPRGKMYDRNGKAIVDNKPLNAITYTKNQSTTQEEMLKTAEKLAKFIEMDTKKIPVRDKKDFWIMKYPEKAKALISKKEWDKYKQKKLTDKEIYQMQIDRIENDDLMELENDKEAMEVLAIYRKFNSGYALTPQIVKNKDVKPEEFAIVSENLENLPGVDTTTDWDRTYPFGDTLGSILGNVSSSEAGIPKEQLSKYLARDYSRNDRVGQSYIELKYEDVLHGQKAKVKNVTDKSGKVLSTEVVSEGKRGKDLVLTIDMDLQKQVEKIIEDEMWDAKKKPNTALLDRAFVVVMNPKTGEILSLAGKQIGKDKAGKTVMKDFAGGNITSSYNVGSAVKGATILTGYKTGAISPGDTQLDEPLVIKGTQVKKSWKTFGRINDLRALQVSSNVYMWKTVIEMAHGRYVPNGPLILDTEKTFNTMRQTFSQFGLGTRTGIDLPNEASGFPGSENKPGLLLDFAIGQYDTYTPIQLAQYVSTIANGGYRVQPHIVKEIREPIMENNELGPIIEEMQPKVLNRVDMKEQWIKRVQEGFRMVMQVGDGTATSYFKSAPYHPAGKTGTAQAFYYGSDKSKYGTPVMNLSLVSFAPSDNPEVALAVMVPWAYQGNSGPSVNNLIGRKVMDAYFDLKKNRNSTGESSTTEQQQTEIPTDANQNNQ; this comes from the coding sequence TTGAATAAAAAGAAAAAAAAGAAGACGCATGTACCGTTCCGTTTAAATATGTTATTTTTTGTGGTTTTTGTGCTGTTTTCCGTTCTCATCCTCCGCTTGGGTGAATTACAAATTGTTTTTGGTGATGATTTTAAACGGGAAATTGAACGAACAGAGGATATCACCGTAAATAACCCTGTCCCAAGAGGAAAAATGTATGATCGAAATGGGAAAGCCATTGTTGATAATAAACCTTTAAATGCCATTACTTATACAAAGAATCAAAGTACTACGCAAGAAGAAATGTTGAAAACAGCAGAGAAATTGGCAAAATTTATTGAGATGGACACAAAAAAAATACCTGTAAGAGATAAAAAAGACTTTTGGATTATGAAGTATCCTGAAAAGGCAAAGGCCTTAATCTCTAAAAAAGAATGGGATAAATATAAACAAAAAAAATTAACTGACAAAGAAATCTATCAAATGCAAATTGACAGAATTGAAAATGATGATCTTATGGAGCTAGAAAATGATAAAGAGGCAATGGAAGTCCTAGCGATTTATAGGAAATTCAATAGCGGATATGCACTGACACCACAAATCGTTAAAAATAAAGATGTAAAACCTGAAGAATTTGCGATTGTTAGTGAAAACTTAGAAAATCTTCCAGGTGTGGATACAACTACTGACTGGGACCGAACTTATCCGTTTGGTGATACATTAGGGTCCATTTTAGGCAATGTTTCATCCTCAGAAGCAGGAATACCAAAAGAACAGTTAAGTAAATATCTTGCTCGAGACTATAGCAGAAATGACCGTGTGGGACAAAGTTATATTGAATTAAAGTATGAGGATGTCCTTCATGGTCAAAAAGCAAAAGTAAAAAATGTAACAGATAAGTCTGGGAAGGTTCTTTCTACTGAAGTTGTTTCTGAAGGTAAAAGGGGAAAAGACCTTGTATTAACCATTGATATGGATTTACAGAAGCAGGTAGAAAAAATTATTGAAGATGAGATGTGGGATGCGAAGAAAAAGCCAAATACTGCGCTATTGGATCGTGCTTTTGTAGTAGTCATGAATCCTAAAACAGGAGAAATTCTGTCGCTAGCCGGAAAGCAAATTGGTAAGGACAAAGCTGGTAAAACCGTTATGAAAGACTTTGCTGGAGGGAATATTACATCTTCCTATAACGTCGGGTCCGCTGTGAAAGGGGCAACCATCCTAACGGGTTATAAAACAGGAGCAATAAGTCCTGGAGATACTCAACTGGATGAACCTTTAGTTATTAAAGGTACACAGGTGAAAAAATCTTGGAAAACATTTGGAAGAATTAATGACTTAAGAGCACTTCAAGTCTCTTCTAACGTTTATATGTGGAAAACAGTTATTGAGATGGCCCATGGACGTTATGTCCCTAACGGACCATTAATATTAGATACAGAAAAGACTTTTAATACAATGAGACAAACCTTTAGTCAATTTGGACTTGGTACCCGGACGGGGATTGACCTGCCAAACGAAGCGAGCGGTTTTCCGGGTTCAGAAAATAAACCAGGTTTGCTTCTTGACTTTGCCATTGGTCAATATGATACCTATACACCGATTCAGCTTGCACAGTATGTTTCTACGATTGCTAACGGCGGTTATCGTGTGCAGCCACATATCGTTAAGGAAATCCGCGAGCCAATAATGGAGAATAATGAATTAGGTCCTATTATTGAAGAAATGCAACCTAAGGTATTAAATCGTGTGGATATGAAAGAACAATGGATTAAGCGAGTACAAGAAGGTTTCCGCATGGTTATGCAGGTGGGCGATGGTACAGCTACAAGTTACTTTAAAAGTGCTCCGTACCACCCAGCCGGTAAAACAGGGACTGCACAGGCCTTTTATTACGGGTCTGATAAATCTAAATATGGTACACCAGTCATGAACTTAAGTCTTGTTAGCTTTGCACCTTCAGACAATCCTGAAGTAGCTTTGGCTGTTATGGTACCATGGGCATACCAAGGAAATAGTGGACCGAGTGTGAATAACTTAATTGGCCGAAAAGTAATGGATGCATACTTTGACTTAAAAAAGAATCGTAATAGTACGGGAGAATCATCAACTACAGAACAACAGCAGACTGAAATTCCTACTGATGCAAATCAAAACAACCAATAG
- a CDS encoding superoxide dismutase, translating to MAFELPQLPYAEDALEPHIDKETMNIHHTRHHNTYVTNLNAALQGNEELLSKSVEEVIANLDAVPEAVRTAVRNNGGGHANHSLFWQILSPNGGGAPTGELADAINSKFGSFESFKEEFAKAATTRFGSGWAWLSVSNGELELTSTPNQDSPLMEGKTPILGLDVWEHAYYLKYQNKRPDYIGAFWNVVNWDEVAKRYNEAK from the coding sequence ATGGCTTTTGAATTACCACAATTACCTTATGCAGAAGATGCTCTTGAACCACACATTGACAAGGAAACTATGAATATTCACCACACTAGACACCACAACACGTATGTAACAAATCTTAACGCAGCATTACAAGGCAACGAAGAATTACTTTCTAAATCTGTTGAAGAAGTAATTGCAAACTTAGATGCTGTTCCAGAAGCAGTACGTACAGCTGTACGTAATAATGGTGGCGGACATGCAAACCACTCTTTATTCTGGCAAATCCTTTCACCAAATGGTGGCGGTGCACCAACAGGTGAATTAGCAGATGCAATTAACAGCAAATTTGGAAGCTTCGAAAGCTTCAAAGAAGAGTTTGCAAAGGCTGCAACTACTCGTTTCGGTTCTGGCTGGGCATGGCTATCAGTGTCAAACGGCGAATTAGAATTAACAAGCACTCCAAATCAAGATTCTCCATTAATGGAAGGTAAAACTCCTATTCTTGGCCTAGATGTTTGGGAGCATGCTTACTACCTAAAATATCAAAACAAACGCCCAGACTATATTGGTGCGTTCTGGAACGTAGTAAACTGGGATGAAGTTGCTAAACGTTACAACGAAGCAAAGTAA
- the pstC gene encoding phosphate ABC transporter permease subunit PstC has product MEKTIPASERLLKSKKSLMSGEMRGKVIVILCAVIMISVTISITIFLGTKGLQSFIKNGVSVIEFITSSNWNPTNKANPEYGALPFIFGSFAVTFLSALVAAPLGIGGAIFMTEIAPSWGRKILQPVIELLVGIPSVVYGFIGLTVLVPFIRESVGGLGFSLLSGTIVLSIMILPTVTTIATDAMSSIPKNLREGSYALGATRWQTIRKVLIPAALPTLLTAIVLGMARAFGEALAVQMVIGNVRDLPSSILDASATLTTIITLNMGHTTYGSVENNTLWSMGLILLVMSFAFILLIRYLSSRRKM; this is encoded by the coding sequence ATGGAAAAAACAATTCCTGCAAGTGAGAGATTATTAAAATCAAAAAAAAGTCTAATGTCTGGGGAAATGAGAGGCAAGGTTATAGTCATACTATGTGCTGTAATCATGATCTCAGTAACCATTTCAATCACCATTTTCTTAGGTACCAAAGGTCTACAATCTTTTATTAAAAATGGTGTCAGTGTGATTGAGTTTATTACTAGTTCAAATTGGAACCCTACAAATAAAGCTAATCCGGAATATGGTGCTTTACCGTTTATCTTCGGCTCCTTTGCCGTCACTTTCCTTTCGGCGCTAGTTGCTGCACCATTAGGTATTGGCGGTGCTATTTTTATGACTGAAATTGCACCATCCTGGGGAAGGAAAATTTTACAGCCTGTCATTGAGTTATTGGTGGGAATTCCCTCCGTTGTTTATGGTTTCATCGGACTTACCGTGTTAGTTCCTTTTATCAGGGAGAGTGTGGGGGGTCTCGGCTTTAGTTTATTATCTGGGACGATTGTGCTTTCAATTATGATTTTGCCAACTGTAACGACCATTGCGACAGATGCAATGAGTTCAATACCAAAAAATCTTCGTGAAGGTTCCTATGCGTTGGGTGCCACCCGTTGGCAGACTATTCGTAAAGTCTTAATACCAGCAGCATTACCAACTCTTTTAACGGCAATCGTGTTAGGTATGGCCAGAGCCTTTGGGGAAGCACTAGCTGTTCAAATGGTTATTGGTAACGTAAGAGACCTACCATCAAGCATATTAGATGCATCAGCAACTTTAACGACGATTATTACACTCAATATGGGACATACAACCTATGGAAGTGTTGAAAATAATACACTATGGTCAATGGGATTGATTTTATTAGTCATGTCGTTTGCGTTTATTCTCCTTATTCGCTATCTCTCTTCTAGGAGGAAAATGTAA